The genomic interval caatattaatttattagcaagaatttttttttgaaatatctcTTCGATCTCGTTTTACGTTTTTCTCATCAACATATGATAATTAAGGGTGTTGTTATAATGGCATACTGAAAAtaccaaaatctaatttttttctctccttctataaaaaaaatgaagtaataTGCTCTTTACTAAggaaaataaaaccataaagaaGAAAGCCCTTTAAAGAATGGATAAAATTAAAGAGCTATCTTTAAAATTAAGGTAATTATTTCTAATGACTAATGCTTTAAATTTGGAGAAGATTTCATAAGTCTTTTCTACACTTTCcgtaggaaagaaaaaaagagtctCGGACTTAAAAGGAAACTAAAATGAATTAAGTGAGGAAAACAATGAATATATGTTATTtcgaaaaaaaaggaaaaataataattaataataacattattattattattattatagtagTACCATTAATATTTATCTCCTCTCTTGTGGAGAGTATTAATAatgagagaaatgatatttataatgtAGCGCATAAATAttgtgtatttttaaaaaataaataaataaatatgaaattcatgtataaaaataattttttttttttttcaaaataattacataacatTTACGCATTCTGTTTTATGTAACATTAATCTCATAATAAACCTCCTTCAATATACGTGTAGGTGGTCTCTAATAGCTAGTCACTTGCCTGGAAGAACAGATAACGAAATAAAAAATCACTGGAACGCCCACTTGAGCAGAAAGATTCACTCGTTCACTAGGGTTTCCGGCGGAACATCACTAGCGATTATCGTGGATATTCCTGTTAAAAGAAGAGGCGGGAGAACCAGTCGACGGTGcatgaagaagaacaagaattACTACGTCCAAAAGAATAATGTTGGCCGGATTCCGACGATAAAACCCATTAATGACAGTGTTTTTAATCCGACAGATCAAGAAATCCCATCAGTACATGAGTACCCAACACCAGCGTCAGCGAAAGAGATCATCACCGTGTCCAGCACTGCAACGGACGATGGCGTGGTTTTGGATCCAGATGTTGTCCTtgacaaggagagagagagcgtggtTTCGGGTTGTCATCATCAGGCAACAGAGAAATATGATCAGAACCAAATGTCGGTGTGCCCTAGTAATGTTCAGAAGGAGACAGAAACTTTGGGACCATATGTTAGTGAGGAGAGCATTAATGATGGTGGGTCGTTGTGGATTGATTACATTTTGAGCAATGCTTTGCTGGATTCAAATGAGTGTTTAACTACAAGCGAATCAGGGAGCTGTAAACCAGAAACTGTATTTGAGGACAAGAGCAGTAGCAATACTGAAATCCTGTGTGTAGACAAGCTGCTGGCGGTGGAAAGTACTAATCACGAGTACATGGAGATCAGTGGCGCTAATAATTGTTCGAATATTGGAGATAATGGAGAGTGGTGTTCCTGTAATTCTCCATTGACTTCTGGTTTTGCTGAATTATATGGGGTTGATAACGGGGAATTATGGGATGGTGTTGGACAGGGAAATGAGATATGGAGTGATCAGAAAGAGAATATGTTATCCTCGATGTGGGAGGGTGATCATTTCTAATTTGGATGGGGATAGTTGTAACTTGACAGATATAGATCCTGACAAACAGGATGCTTTGGTCGGTTGGCTTCTACACATCCTAGAAAATGATCTCTTTTTTCGGCTGAAAAATGTTAATTGATtgtttgagttgagttttgggaCATGATCTCGTACGTGGTTGttcgaaattattttttttacaagcatTATGTAACATTTCATTCAATCTATATCTCGGGTTGTCTCAAGCGATTGGCCCACcgctaaaaaaatatatatatttggcagCATTTTTATTACCCAAGTTTATAGAAATGCCcgcaaaaataataatttatcaatattaatttcatttttagtaAACATCTGTGCGTTTATCCAGACAATTAAATATACATTTGTCGATATTTACATAAACATAGGTAATATAAGAGTTGTTAATCCTGCTTGTAACTACTTTATAAACAtttaatgaaaaagttataaaaatataaaatgaaaatgttatttggcatacattttaaaaacattCGGCATGTAAAGTTGTGAACTGTGAACCAATCAGTGTGCTAAAGTATTTCGAAAGTTTACGTGTCGGTGCCATATTTAACGACAACACGTGCAGCTTTTTCTCCATGCGTTGAAACATTCAATCGATTAAACACCCATGCCGATTGCCGAGTAAAACGATATCAATAGCGGACTAGTATTGATATTATTCTCGTGCTGGATCAATCGCTCTGTCCGACCCTAGTTGGTGTTGGGTTTTGGATTTTGGATTCGTTCTCCCGAGAAAGAACCagttttggagagaaatggcGGGACCGGCGAGGCCTCAATTCGTTCTTTTCGGATCCTCCATTGTCCAAATGAGCTTCGGCCATGGCGGTTGGGGTGCCACTCTCGCTGAAATCTACGCTCGCAAcgtatcctctctctctctctctctcactcacacacacgcGCGAAATACATGTGTATTTGTGTGTCATTTAGTTCGATGTTGGCTTATTAGCTTGGTTTGTGAAATTTGGTTGACTCTTCAGTCTGATATTAGAGCACAGTAAAACATGTTATCGAAGCCGATCTTTTTTCCTATTAAAATGAAGCCCATTTTGGTTGACCTTGGCAAGGAGGGCAGTTGTCTTAGGGCCCACGATGCATTGCCGTTAGAAATCAAGATATTGGGATTGAACTTGTTAATCGATTCATCACCTTTCAAACATGAATAATATCTATTCGAATCCTTTTTACTTGTAGCAGTACATCTTGGATCTGCCAATTATGTTATGGCCGAGGTCCTACTCATGACGACCTGGTCGAATTGGAGCTCCAGTATAAAGATCTCCATTAGTCTGTAAACCGATTGTATACCACCATTGATAAACACCAGAATAAGCAAAATTTACTGGTCTAAGAGTGTTGAGTAgattcatatatgaaattttgGGCAAGAGGTGGGGTTCGAGTTATCCAACTTCATGTATTTGAGTCGAATTTGATGCGCGTGCTAAAGTCATTTTTCtgttatcatttaaatatttttctgttgTAAACTTTGGATCCCGGATTAGTAAAATGACTTTATTCTAACTCTTTTTCATGCTTTGTTGTAGGCAGACATTTTGCTGCGAGGGTATTTCGGTGGAACTCACGACGTGCTCTCCAGATCCTGGATCAGGTTTTCCAAAGGTATTATACTTCTGGTACTTacaaaaaaactataatgataTCTCAATTGCACTTTGCTGTGTCATGCTAGTgctcattattataattgtgGATCGTAGAGGCCTATCTACATATAGGTTGGTAATCTCAGAGCCTTTATTGTTTATGACTCTGGAATTACTCTACTATTTTGTTCTGATCATAGCATTCCATAAAAACTTCATAGAGACACTGGAAAGGGAGTTCCAGTTCCCATAGCAGTTCATT from Juglans microcarpa x Juglans regia isolate MS1-56 chromosome 4S, Jm3101_v1.0, whole genome shotgun sequence carries:
- the LOC121263411 gene encoding transcription factor MYB15-like encodes the protein MKPEHKMGRAPCCEKEGLKKGRWSAEEDEILIKYIQANGEGLWRSLPKNAGLLRCGKSCRLRWINYLKDGLKRGNISAEEDQIIVKLHASMGNKWSLIASHLPGRTDNEIKNHWNAHLSRKIHSFTRVSGGTSLAIIVDIPVKRRGGRTSRRCMKKNKNYYVQKNNVGRIPTIKPINDSVFNPTDQEIPSVHEYPTPASAKEIITVSSTATDDGVVLDPDVVLDKERESVVSGCHHQATEKYDQNQMSVCPSNVQKETETLGPYVSEESINDGGSLWIDYILSNALLDSNECLTTSESGSCKPETVFEDKSSSNTEILCVDKLLAVESTNHEYMEISGANNCSNIGDNGEWCSCNSPLTSGFAELYGVDNGELWDGVGQGNEIWSDQKENMLSSMWEGDHF